From a region of the Thermus caldilimi genome:
- a CDS encoding enolase C-terminal domain-like protein translates to MATIRNLRLVPFRIPLRAPLRWGKASEMEAIEHALVQVELSDGSLGRAEVAIRPTIYGETLGSVRAGLEYLKPRLLGLEADDQEGIRGVLEAFPCNLGLKGALDMAIWEAWARSEGEELSQVLKPAKHRVRVSYILGMASEEEMLSDARLAYEAGVRVFKVKVGRDLEGDTRRIARLKEAFPDAELYADANETLSPKDAEAYLLAWKEMGLLYVEEPLPTEEVEARRKLREKKILPLIADDSAMTPKDLRRELTLDTFDVLNLKPARTGITWTLEMLSLVREKGKRAMVGSQAQSSFGAYQSALLAFQQGVTEPNELAFHLKAEGGFFPFPPFREGWLYFEDLVEGRFDEEAFRRYALKEL, encoded by the coding sequence ATGGCGACCATCCGCAACCTCAGGCTGGTTCCTTTCCGCATCCCCTTAAGGGCCCCCTTGCGCTGGGGTAAGGCCTCGGAAATGGAGGCCATCGAGCATGCCCTTGTGCAGGTGGAGCTCAGCGATGGTTCCCTGGGCCGAGCGGAGGTGGCCATACGGCCCACCATCTACGGGGAGACCTTGGGGAGCGTAAGGGCGGGGCTAGAGTACCTGAAGCCCAGGCTTCTGGGCCTCGAGGCCGACGACCAGGAGGGGATTCGGGGCGTGCTGGAGGCCTTCCCCTGCAACCTGGGGCTGAAGGGAGCCTTAGACATGGCCATCTGGGAAGCCTGGGCGAGAAGCGAGGGGGAGGAGCTTTCCCAGGTGCTGAAGCCCGCCAAGCACCGGGTGCGGGTTTCCTACATTCTGGGCATGGCTTCCGAGGAGGAGATGCTTTCCGATGCCCGCCTGGCCTACGAGGCGGGGGTGCGGGTCTTCAAGGTGAAGGTGGGCCGGGACCTCGAGGGGGATACCCGCAGGATCGCCCGCCTCAAGGAGGCTTTCCCCGACGCCGAGCTTTACGCCGACGCCAACGAGACCCTCTCCCCCAAGGATGCGGAAGCCTACCTTCTCGCCTGGAAGGAGATGGGCCTCCTCTACGTGGAAGAGCCCCTGCCCACCGAGGAGGTGGAGGCCAGGAGGAAGCTAAGGGAGAAGAAAATCCTCCCCCTCATCGCCGATGATTCGGCCATGACCCCCAAGGACCTCCGCCGGGAGCTCACCTTGGACACCTTTGACGTCCTGAACCTCAAGCCCGCCCGCACCGGCATCACCTGGACCCTGGAGATGCTTTCCCTGGTCCGGGAAAAGGGCAAGCGGGCCATGGTGGGCAGCCAGGCGCAGAGCTCCTTTGGCGCCTACCAGTCCGCCCTCCTGGCCTTCCAGCAAGGGGTGACCGAGCCCAATGAGCTGGCCTTCCACCTGAAGGCGGAAGGGGGCTTCTTTCCCTTCCCTCCCTTCCGCGAGGGCTGGCTCTACTTTGAGGATCTGGTGGAGGGGCGCTTTGACGAGGAGGCCTTCCGCCGCTACGCCCTAAAGGAGCTCTAG
- a CDS encoding HAD family hydrolase, translating to MPKALLFDLDGTLADTDPLHLLAWREVLAPYGLEVGPGFYRERISGRLNPEIVRELLGLEGKAAEKLIEAKEARFRDLAQNLKPTPGLHELLAKAEAKGLAWGVVTNAPKANAHHVLEALGLHPPLLVLAEEVGRGKPDPLPYRVALERLGIAPEEALAFEDSPSGVRSAVGAGIPTYALLTGHGGETLLAAGAQGILRDFQEALELL from the coding sequence ATGCCTAAAGCCCTGCTTTTTGACCTGGACGGCACCCTGGCCGACACCGACCCCCTCCACCTCCTGGCCTGGCGGGAGGTCCTGGCCCCTTACGGCCTTGAAGTGGGCCCCGGGTTCTACCGCGAGCGCATCTCGGGCCGGCTTAACCCCGAGATCGTCCGCGAACTCTTGGGGCTGGAAGGGAAGGCGGCGGAGAAGCTCATCGAGGCCAAGGAGGCCCGCTTCCGGGATTTGGCCCAGAACCTGAAGCCCACCCCCGGGCTTCACGAGCTCCTGGCCAAGGCTGAGGCTAAGGGCCTCGCCTGGGGCGTGGTGACCAACGCCCCCAAGGCCAACGCCCACCACGTGCTGGAGGCCCTAGGCCTCCACCCGCCCCTCCTGGTCCTGGCGGAGGAGGTGGGCCGGGGTAAGCCCGACCCTCTCCCCTACCGGGTGGCCCTGGAACGGTTGGGAATCGCTCCTGAGGAGGCCCTGGCCTTCGAGGACTCCCCTTCCGGGGTGAGGAGCGCCGTGGGGGCGGGGATCCCCACCTACGCCCTTCTCACGGGGCATGGGGGGGAAACTCTTCTTGCAGCAGGGGCACAGGGCATTTTACGGGATTTCCAGGAGGCCCTAGAGCTCCTTTAG
- a CDS encoding MFS transporter yields the protein MTDVRFFWGSFLALFLVGVIVALPGAALPVWRERYGVEGEVSWFFAALLLGLLLGVRLAQGERRHPLFPAALLLVGLALLGVAFAPSFPWVIALACLLGLGEGVMNVHGNSLVGELDPRRRVGLLNRVNVAFGLGAVFTPFALTLLPYAGVLTLAGLLAWVGALLLWQAPAVTQAPKERGRGLWPFLLLVAVYTGLEGALAAWNRVYLEHLGHPTALGGVLLSLYWLFLALGRFFLAKRVAGNPLVALRTLLLGVLVLLFLNLLPPTALLFPLVGFLLGPLFSTLFALVQARFGHRALGGLLYAGATGSTLIPALFALLPTAGIPYGLLLLASALFLLISGLERRAVHA from the coding sequence ATAACGGACGTGCGCTTTTTCTGGGGCTCCTTCCTGGCGCTTTTCCTGGTGGGGGTCATCGTGGCCCTGCCCGGGGCGGCCCTGCCCGTGTGGCGGGAGCGGTACGGGGTAGAGGGGGAGGTTTCCTGGTTCTTCGCCGCCCTCCTCCTGGGCCTCCTCCTGGGGGTGCGCCTGGCCCAAGGGGAAAGGCGCCACCCCCTCTTCCCCGCCGCCCTCCTCCTGGTGGGCCTGGCCCTCCTGGGGGTGGCCTTCGCCCCGTCTTTCCCTTGGGTGATCGCCTTGGCCTGCCTCCTGGGCCTGGGGGAAGGGGTGATGAACGTCCACGGGAACAGCCTGGTGGGGGAGCTTGACCCCAGGAGGCGAGTGGGACTCCTGAACCGGGTGAACGTGGCCTTCGGCCTGGGAGCGGTCTTCACCCCCTTTGCCCTCACCCTATTGCCCTATGCTGGGGTCCTCACCCTGGCGGGCCTTCTGGCCTGGGTGGGTGCCCTCCTCCTTTGGCAGGCGCCAGCAGTAACCCAGGCACCTAAGGAACGCGGGCGAGGGCTTTGGCCTTTCCTCCTGTTGGTGGCGGTCTACACGGGCCTAGAAGGAGCTCTGGCCGCCTGGAACCGGGTCTATTTGGAGCACCTGGGCCATCCCACGGCCTTGGGTGGGGTGCTCCTTTCCCTGTACTGGCTCTTTCTGGCCCTGGGCCGTTTCTTTCTGGCCAAGCGGGTGGCAGGGAATCCCCTGGTGGCCCTAAGAACCCTACTCCTTGGGGTCCTTGTCCTCCTTTTCCTCAACCTCTTACCCCCGACTGCCCTCCTCTTTCCCCTGGTGGGCTTCCTCCTGGGCCCCCTTTTCTCCACCCTCTTCGCCCTGGTGCAGGCCCGCTTCGGCCACCGGGCCCTGGGCGGGTTGCTCTATGCGGGGGCCACGGGTAGCACCCTGATTCCCGCCTTGTTTGCCCTTTTGCCCACGGCGGGGATTCCCTATGGACTTCTCCTTCTGGCCTCGGCCCTTTTCCTCTTGATCTCGGGCCTGGAGCGGAGGGCAGTGCATGCCTAA
- a CDS encoding glycine cleavage system protein T: MEEALEKALAGEGYFAFPGLLLVRGPDALSFLQGQVTRDLRRLSGPMGALFLNHRGQIEEAATVFSHPEGFLLAPWGTLEGLKARLKRYIVFDQVELLELPLYRRLHADGREEVTEGGEGAYPLELYPLYTLLKGLPLLSDIRGELPQSVGLLHLVDYGKGCYVGQEIMARLEGKEVHHCLVGLRGLSPAQEAPFDLLLEGRTVGEAKRVMETPFGVLGLAVMRKEVPLGAVVEGGGGRFLLEPLPFKEATWSGRRSSG, translated from the coding sequence ATGGAGGAGGCCCTGGAAAAGGCTTTGGCGGGCGAGGGGTACTTTGCCTTTCCTGGCCTTCTGCTGGTGCGGGGGCCCGACGCTCTTTCCTTCCTTCAAGGCCAGGTTACCCGGGATCTCAGAAGGCTTTCTGGACCCATGGGGGCTTTGTTCCTCAACCACCGGGGGCAGATAGAGGAGGCGGCCACGGTGTTTTCGCACCCGGAAGGCTTTCTTCTGGCTCCCTGGGGTACCTTGGAGGGCTTAAAGGCCCGGCTGAAGCGTTACATCGTCTTTGACCAGGTGGAGCTTCTGGAACTCCCCCTTTACCGGCGCCTCCATGCCGATGGGCGGGAGGAGGTGACGGAGGGCGGGGAAGGGGCCTACCCCCTGGAGCTTTACCCCCTCTACACCCTCCTAAAGGGCCTTCCCCTCCTCTCCGACATCCGCGGGGAGCTGCCCCAGAGCGTGGGGCTTCTCCACCTGGTGGACTACGGCAAGGGGTGCTACGTGGGCCAGGAGATCATGGCCCGCCTCGAGGGGAAGGAGGTGCACCATTGCCTTGTGGGCCTAAGGGGGCTTTCCCCTGCCCAAGAAGCCCCCTTTGACCTCCTGCTGGAGGGGCGCACGGTGGGGGAGGCCAAGCGGGTGATGGAAACCCCCTTCGGGGTTTTGGGCCTTGCCGTGATGCGCAAGGAGGTGCCCCTAGGGGCGGTGGTGGAAGGAGGTGGGGGACGCTTTCTCCTGGAGCCCCTGCCCTTCAAGGAGGCCACATGGAGCGGGCGGAGATCATCGGGGTAG
- a CDS encoding CinA family nicotinamide mononucleotide deamidase-related protein, with protein MERAEIIGVGTELIYGETLDTNTAEIARSLEAYALKVERTLRVVDEPLPLAREVGQAWERARLLVLSGGLGPTPDDVTREAVAEALGEPLVLDEEMLSEIEAIFRARGRSMPEANRKQALRIPSATWLKNPRGTAPGWWVRKEGKDLILLPGPPPEWRPMWQEVLPRLNLPRRPYAKRVLKTWGIGESEIVERLGELFQREAEVEVGTYPKLQGVEVVIRGREDLVADLSEKIRKRLLKEVWGEGELTLAEAAKRRLELEGATLATMESLTGGLLGAEITRVPGASRFYLGGVVSYSVGAKARFGVPEELLAKTVSAETAKAMAEAARGLFGSTYALSTTGVAGPDPLEGEPVGTVYVALAGPKGTEVRRYRFPGDREVVRLRSVYAALALLLT; from the coding sequence ATGGAGCGGGCGGAGATCATCGGGGTAGGCACGGAGCTCATCTACGGGGAAACCCTGGACACCAACACGGCGGAGATCGCCAGGAGCCTCGAGGCCTACGCCCTCAAGGTGGAAAGGACTCTTAGGGTGGTGGACGAGCCCCTTCCCTTGGCCCGGGAGGTGGGCCAGGCTTGGGAACGGGCGAGGCTTTTGGTGCTTTCCGGGGGCCTGGGCCCCACCCCTGACGACGTGACCCGGGAGGCGGTGGCCGAGGCCTTAGGGGAGCCCTTGGTGTTGGACGAGGAGATGCTTTCGGAGATTGAGGCCATCTTCCGGGCCCGGGGGCGGAGCATGCCCGAGGCCAACCGCAAGCAAGCCTTGAGGATCCCCTCGGCCACCTGGCTTAAAAACCCCAGGGGCACCGCTCCCGGCTGGTGGGTGCGGAAGGAAGGGAAAGACCTAATTCTCCTGCCTGGGCCTCCCCCTGAGTGGCGGCCTATGTGGCAGGAGGTCCTGCCCAGGCTGAACCTCCCCCGCCGCCCCTACGCCAAGCGGGTCCTGAAGACCTGGGGCATCGGGGAGTCCGAGATCGTGGAAAGGCTCGGGGAGCTCTTCCAGCGGGAGGCAGAGGTGGAGGTGGGCACCTACCCCAAGCTCCAGGGGGTGGAGGTGGTGATCCGGGGCCGGGAGGATCTGGTGGCGGATCTTTCGGAGAAGATCAGGAAGCGCCTTTTGAAGGAAGTCTGGGGCGAAGGGGAGCTCACCCTGGCGGAAGCGGCCAAGCGCCGTTTGGAGCTGGAAGGGGCCACCCTTGCCACCATGGAAAGCCTCACCGGGGGGCTTCTGGGGGCGGAGATCACCCGGGTGCCGGGGGCGAGCCGCTTCTATTTGGGGGGCGTGGTATCCTATTCCGTAGGGGCCAAGGCCCGCTTCGGTGTGCCGGAGGAACTCCTCGCCAAGACGGTTTCCGCCGAAACGGCCAAGGCCATGGCGGAGGCCGCCCGGGGGCTTTTCGGGTCCACCTATGCCCTTTCCACCACCGGGGTGGCGGGGCCGGACCCCTTGGAAGGCGAACCTGTGGGCACGGTCTACGTGGCCCTGGCGGGGCCTAAGGGGACGGAGGTGCGCCGCTACCGCTTCCCCGGGGACCGAGAGGTGGTGCGGCTCCGAAGCGTTTATGCCGCCTTGGCTTTACTCCTAACATGA
- the thpR gene encoding RNA 2',3'-cyclic phosphodiesterase — MRLFYAIFLPEEVKRALVEAQERVARYKGWKEVAPHQLHLTLLFLGERPEEDLEDLLALGHRLGRLFSPFTARIRGTGYFPNEGTPRVWFAKAEGEGFAPLAEGLREGVRELLGEEALLAGGDKPFKPHITLARRKAPAPRVPPVVFGVEWPVAEFALVRSELKPKGPVYTILEKFPLRGDHGREQEESAGKRS; from the coding sequence ATGAGGCTCTTCTACGCGATCTTCCTTCCTGAAGAGGTGAAGCGGGCCTTGGTGGAGGCTCAGGAGCGGGTGGCCCGCTACAAGGGGTGGAAGGAGGTGGCCCCCCACCAGCTCCACCTCACCCTGCTTTTCCTGGGGGAAAGGCCAGAGGAGGACCTGGAGGACCTTTTGGCCCTGGGGCACCGCCTTGGTCGGCTTTTTTCCCCCTTCACCGCCCGCATCCGGGGCACGGGTTACTTCCCCAACGAGGGCACCCCGAGGGTCTGGTTCGCCAAGGCGGAAGGGGAGGGATTTGCCCCCTTGGCGGAAGGGCTTCGGGAAGGGGTACGGGAACTCCTGGGGGAGGAGGCGCTTCTGGCAGGGGGGGATAAGCCCTTCAAACCCCACATCACCCTGGCCCGGCGCAAGGCCCCGGCCCCACGGGTGCCCCCGGTGGTCTTCGGCGTGGAGTGGCCGGTGGCGGAGTTCGCCCTGGTGCGCTCGGAGCTTAAGCCCAAGGGGCCCGTCTATACCATTTTGGAAAAGTTCCCTTTGCGAGGTGACCATGGACGAGAACAAGAGGAAAGCGCTGGAAAACGCTCTTAA
- the recA gene encoding recombinase RecA — protein sequence MDENKRKALENALKTIEKEFGKGAVMRLGEMPKLQVDVIPTGSLGLDLALGIGGIPRGRVIEIYGPESGGKTTLALTIIAQAQKQGGVAAFVDAEHALDPLYAQKLGVRVEDLLVSQPDTGEQALEIVELLARSGAVDVIVVDSVAALVPKAEIEGEMGDQHVGLQARLMSQALRKLTAVLSKSNTAAIFINQVREKVGVMYGNPETTPGGRALKFYASVRLDVRKSGQPIKVGNEAVGIKVKVKVVKNKLAPPFREAELEIYFGKGLDPVMDLVNVAVAANVIEKAGSWFSYGETRLGQGKEKAADYLRERPELLEEIRAKVLERAHEVVLAGSEEGEE from the coding sequence ATGGACGAGAACAAGAGGAAAGCGCTGGAAAACGCTCTTAAAACCATTGAGAAGGAGTTCGGTAAGGGCGCGGTCATGCGCCTAGGGGAGATGCCCAAGCTCCAGGTGGATGTGATCCCCACGGGCTCCTTGGGCCTGGACCTGGCCCTGGGCATCGGGGGTATTCCCCGGGGAAGGGTGATCGAGATCTACGGCCCCGAGTCCGGAGGGAAAACCACTTTGGCCCTCACCATCATCGCCCAGGCCCAGAAGCAGGGGGGTGTGGCGGCCTTCGTGGATGCGGAGCACGCCCTGGACCCCCTCTACGCCCAAAAGCTCGGGGTGAGGGTGGAGGACCTTCTGGTCTCCCAGCCGGACACCGGGGAGCAGGCCCTGGAGATCGTGGAGCTTTTGGCCCGCTCGGGAGCGGTGGATGTCATCGTGGTGGACTCCGTGGCCGCTTTGGTGCCCAAGGCGGAGATCGAAGGGGAGATGGGGGACCAGCACGTGGGCTTGCAGGCCAGGCTTATGAGCCAGGCCCTGCGCAAGCTCACCGCAGTCCTTTCCAAGAGCAACACCGCCGCCATCTTCATCAACCAGGTGCGGGAGAAGGTGGGGGTGATGTACGGCAACCCCGAGACTACCCCCGGCGGCCGGGCCCTCAAGTTCTACGCCAGCGTGCGCCTGGATGTGCGCAAAAGCGGTCAGCCCATCAAGGTGGGGAACGAGGCGGTGGGGATCAAGGTCAAGGTGAAGGTGGTGAAGAACAAACTGGCCCCGCCCTTCCGCGAGGCGGAGTTGGAGATCTATTTCGGCAAGGGCCTGGACCCGGTGATGGACCTGGTGAACGTGGCCGTGGCGGCCAACGTGATCGAGAAGGCGGGAAGCTGGTTCTCCTATGGGGAAACCCGCCTGGGCCAGGGCAAGGAGAAAGCGGCGGACTACCTCAGGGAGCGCCCCGAGCTTTTGGAGGAGATTCGGGCCAAGGTCCTGGAGAGGGCCCACGAGGTGGTGCTCGCGGGAAGCGAGGAAGGGGAGGAGTAG
- the rny gene encoding ribonuclease Y has protein sequence MTLLDLGLLLLVLVLLGALFLRRKGEDRTGEEAKRLLEAARGEAREALEAARKEAREILEAARAEARALRQEAEERVKALRQELEAELKHRSEALEAEAKKRLQGAEERLKSEREELKAERERLRALQEELKAERERLKGEREELRREAERLSKRGEALDARALKLDALEEALAKREEALKAQETLLQEKEREVERRLHEVAGLSPEEARRLILEKLDRELEEEKAQRVRAALERARLEARKEAQKILAQAMQRQASETAAQLAVSVVPIPSDAMKGRIIGREGRNIRTFEALTGVDLIIDDTPEAVLLSSFNPIRREIARMALEELLKDGRIHPSRIEEVVEKAKQEMKTFIYERGEEAALEAGVVGLKPGLIQLLGRLHFRSSYGQNVLKHSIQVAHLTGIMAAELGLDVALARRAGLLHDIGKSVDREVEGSHVEIGIALARRFGEPAEVIDGIAHHHDPENAETVYAVLVAAADALSAARPGARRESLEEYLQRLEALERIALSFPGVETAFAVQAGREVRVIVKPDKITDAKATLLAREIANRIEREMNYPGQVQVTVVRETRAVEYAR, from the coding sequence CTGACCCTTTTGGACCTGGGGCTTCTCCTCCTGGTCTTGGTCCTCTTGGGGGCCCTGTTCCTTCGGCGCAAGGGGGAGGACCGCACGGGGGAGGAGGCCAAGAGGCTCCTGGAGGCCGCCCGGGGGGAGGCCAGGGAGGCCCTCGAGGCGGCCCGCAAGGAGGCCCGGGAGATCCTGGAGGCCGCCCGGGCCGAGGCTCGGGCCCTGCGCCAGGAGGCCGAGGAGCGGGTCAAAGCCTTGCGCCAGGAGCTGGAGGCGGAGCTTAAGCATCGCTCGGAGGCCCTGGAGGCTGAGGCCAAAAAGCGCTTGCAGGGGGCGGAGGAGCGCCTTAAGAGCGAGCGGGAGGAGCTTAAGGCCGAGCGGGAGAGGCTTAGGGCCTTGCAGGAGGAGCTGAAGGCGGAGAGGGAGCGCCTCAAGGGGGAGCGGGAGGAGCTCCGGCGGGAGGCCGAGAGGCTATCCAAGAGGGGCGAGGCCTTGGACGCCCGGGCCCTCAAGCTGGACGCCCTAGAGGAGGCCCTTGCCAAGCGGGAGGAGGCCCTTAAGGCCCAGGAAACCCTTCTGCAGGAGAAGGAACGCGAGGTGGAAAGGAGGCTTCACGAGGTGGCAGGCCTCTCCCCGGAAGAGGCGAGGCGCCTCATCCTGGAGAAGCTGGACCGGGAGCTGGAGGAGGAGAAGGCCCAGAGGGTGCGGGCGGCCTTGGAAAGGGCGCGCCTCGAGGCCCGCAAGGAGGCCCAGAAGATCCTGGCCCAGGCCATGCAACGCCAGGCCTCGGAGACCGCGGCCCAGCTGGCGGTCTCCGTGGTGCCCATCCCCTCGGATGCCATGAAGGGGCGCATCATCGGGCGGGAGGGGCGGAACATCCGCACCTTTGAGGCCTTGACGGGCGTGGACCTCATCATCGACGACACCCCGGAGGCGGTTCTCCTCTCCTCCTTCAACCCCATCCGCCGGGAGATCGCCCGCATGGCCCTGGAGGAGCTCTTGAAGGACGGGCGCATCCACCCAAGCCGCATCGAGGAGGTGGTGGAGAAGGCCAAGCAGGAGATGAAGACCTTCATCTACGAAAGGGGGGAGGAGGCGGCCCTGGAAGCCGGGGTGGTCGGCCTGAAGCCTGGCCTCATCCAGCTTTTGGGGCGGCTCCACTTCCGCTCCAGCTATGGCCAGAACGTGCTCAAGCACTCCATCCAGGTGGCCCACCTCACGGGGATCATGGCTGCGGAGCTGGGCCTGGATGTCGCCTTGGCCCGGCGCGCCGGGCTCCTCCACGACATCGGCAAGAGCGTGGACCGGGAGGTGGAGGGAAGCCACGTGGAGATCGGTATCGCCCTGGCCCGCCGCTTCGGGGAGCCCGCAGAGGTTATAGACGGCATCGCCCACCACCACGACCCGGAGAACGCCGAGACCGTGTATGCGGTTTTGGTGGCGGCCGCTGACGCCCTTTCCGCCGCGAGGCCCGGGGCCAGGCGGGAGAGCCTGGAGGAGTACCTGCAGCGCCTGGAGGCCCTGGAGCGCATCGCCCTTTCCTTCCCCGGGGTGGAGACGGCCTTCGCGGTGCAGGCGGGGCGGGAGGTTCGGGTCATCGTCAAGCCGGACAAGATCACCGACGCCAAGGCCACCCTCTTGGCCCGGGAAATCGCTAACCGCATCGAGCGGGAGATGAACTACCCCGGCCAGGTGCAGGTGACCGTGGTGCGGGAGACCCGGGCGGTGGAGTACGCCCGGTAG